In the genome of Paraburkholderia caribensis, the window ACTGCGACCACGTCGCCAGGGCCCAGCAGCGCCATGACGGTTGCAGCCAGGCCTGCTTGCGCGCCGTTCACGAGCGACACCTGCTCCCAGCCGACGTCGAGCCCCCTGCATGCGAGATGACGCGCGACGGCCGCGCGTTCATGCTGGCGTCCGCCATGCGGCTGATAGCGAAGCAGGCTTTCCAGATCGCCGGACGCAGCAAGCTGGCGCAACGCGCCGCGCAACAGATCCGCCTGGCCCGGCAGCGCCGGATAGTTGAAATTGAGGTCGACCATGCCCGCCGCCAGCGCGAACTGATCGATGCCCTGTCTGGGCGGCAGCGAGATTTCCCGCACGAACGTACCGCGTCCCGTCTCTCCGCTGACGAGTCCCATCGCCGCGAGTTCGGCGTAGACACGCGTCGCCGTGACGAGCGCGAGGCCGTGCGTGGACGCGAGCTGACGATGCGTCGGCAGGCGCGCGCCGGCGCGCAGGCGTCCCGAGCGGATATCCGCGGCGAGCGTGTCGACGAGTTCCTTGTACCGGGGCTGAGCCATGCGCAGATGTATCCATGACAATTATTTGATTGTAATGGTATCTGCGCATAGCATCGTCGTACCACATTCATCGGCGGGCAGACATCATGCACATCGCGATTCTCACTTTCGAAGGCTTCAACGAACTCGATTCGTTGATTGCGCTCGGCATACTCAACCGCATCAGGAAGCCGGGCTGGCGTGTGTCGCTTGCGACGCCGCAGGCACGCGTGAAATCGATGAACGGCCTGGTGATAGAAGGGCAGATCGCGCTGCACGAGGCGAATGCTGCCGATGCAGTGATTGTCGGCAGTGGCGTGATGACGCGCAACGTCGTTGCCGATCAGACGTTGATGGCGCAGATGCAATTCGACCCGTCGCGCCAACTGCTCGGCGCGCAGTGCTCCGGCACACTCGTGCTGGCGAAGCTCGGACTGCTCGATGGCGTGCCCGCCTGCACGGACCTGACCACGAAGCCGTGGGTCGAGGAAGCCGGCGTGGACGTGCTTAATCAACCGTTCGTCGCGCGAGGCAACGTCGCGACCGCGGGCGGATGTCTAGCTTCCCAGTATCTGGCGGCGTGGGTCATTGCGCGACTCGAAGGCGTGGATGCCGTCGCGAGCGCGATGCATTACGTCGCGCCTGTGGGCGAAAAGGACGAGTACGTTGCGCGCGCGATGCGCAATATCACGCCTTTTCTGCAAGAGACGAGTGCAGCCTTTTAAACCGTTTGCCGCCTCCCGGACATCGAAATCGCGACACGATTCCCACGCGATGCGACATGAAACAAGCCATGAAATAGCCGCTGAAAAAAATTATCGAATCCAGCGTACGTTCCGCTCAAGCCGCCCCGATATCGGCCGACAACCAACGTAATCAACGATGCGCATTGCTTCGTCTTTAGCGCACCGCGGGTCGATATCGGATAGTGGTTCGTCATTGGGCAGAGGTCATTTTGAAGCTTACGGATTCGATCGCATTCAAGTTCAGCGCGGCATCGGGCGCCGCGCTCGCAGTCACGGTTCTACTTCTCACTACAGTCGGCGCGTTGAACGTACGTCATCAGGCGGTCGACGAGTTCGAGCAGTCCAGTCACGCCAGAATCGTCCAGGCCGACGAATCGCTCGATGTGAGTTTCAGGGAGGTCGAACAGAACCTCACGTATCTGACGCAAACGGCGCAACTGAAAGCCGCTGACCAGAGCATCACCGATTATCTGAACCACGGCGGCCAGATGACGCCGGACAAGAACGGCGAAATCGAGAAGTCGATCTTCGCGTTGCTCAAGCAGTTCGGCGATACGCATCCCAACATGCGCTATCTCGACATCGGCACGCATTGGGGCGGCTACGTGCAATGGCCGATCGAAAGCCTGAACGGCGAGCACTACGACCCGCGTGTCAGGCCGTGGTACCAGCTTGCGATGACGGCGCCCGAGCGCGTCGTGCGGCCCGCGCCCTATCTGAGCGCGGCCGGTTCCGGCGGCGCGATCATTCCGTTCGCGCGCGTCGTGAAGGACGGCAAGGACGAGATTCTCGGCGTGCTCGAAGGCGACATCTCGCTCGACGACTTCGCACGGCTCACCAGCGGCATCCAGTTCGGCAAGACCGGCTATCTGCTCGTGACGGACAGCAGCGGAAAAATTCTGATCGATCCGCGTGAGAAGAAACACGAGTTCAAGGAACTGAAGGGCCTGGGCGGCGGATACGAACAGCTGTCCAATGGCAGCGACGGGCTCGTTCGCATCCAGATGGACGGCGTCGACTATCAGTCGTTCATCTACACGTCGCCCAAGAACGGCTGGAAGTACTACGCGCTCGTGCCTGAATCGGAAATGATGGCGGCCGCCAACCGGCTTACGTGGACGCTGATCGCGACGGGGCTGCTGGTGCTCGTGGTCGCCGTGCTCATCATGGTTGCGTTGGGCCGCAGAATGACCGGTCCGATTCGCAATCTCGCCAACTCGATGCACGAAATCGCCTCCGGCGACGGCGACATGACGCGGCGGTTGCCGCAACTCAGCAACGACGAAGTCGGCCATCTCGCGAAGCAGTTCAACGCATTCGTCGAAAAACTGCATGGCGTGCTGCTCAAGGTGAGGACGAACAGCCGTCACCTCGAGCTCGCTGCGGGTGAAGTGTCGGCGGGCAATCTCGACCTGTCGTCGAGAACCGAGCAACAGGCCGCGTCGATCCAGCAAACGGCCGCCAGCATGGAAGAACTGGCGGGCACCGTGCGCGGCACCGCCGATCAGGCGATGACGGCCAACGCCGTCGCGGCGGGCGCCGTGGATGCCGCGCGGCGCGGCAACGAGGCCGTCGCGGGCGCGGCGAAGACGATGAACACGGCTGTCGAGCAATCGGGGCGTATTGTCGGCATTGTCGGGATGATCGAGGGCATCGCGTTCCAGACCAACATCCTGGCGTTGAACGCCGCTGTCGAGTCGGCGCGCGCGGGCGAGAGCGGACGCGGCTTTGCCGTCGTCGCGGCCGAAGTGCGCAACCTGGCCCAACGTTCGACCAGCGCGGCAAAAGAGATCAAGGCGCTGCTCGAGGCTTCTGTCGGCAATGTCGAGGCGGGTGCCGAACAGGTCAATCTCGCGGGCAAGACGATCGCCGAACTGACGGATGCCGTGTCCAACCTCGCCACCATTACCAGCGAAATCGCGGATTCGGCACGCGAGCAAAGCCGCGCGATCGGCGAAGTGAATCAGGCGGTGTCGCTGATGGATCAGTCGACCCAGCAGAACGCAGCGCTGGTGGAAGAGATTGCCGCCACGTCCGAATCGCTCAGCACCCAAGGCAAGGATCTGAACGCGACGGTTGGGTTCTTCAAGCTCGGTGCGTAAGGCGTGGACGCTGGCAGCCAGGCGGCCCGGATGAACGCCGCCTGACTGCGACGCCGGGCGGCCGTTCCCGGCGCACGAGCACCGTTCTCGTTTCGAGAAGTATCAATTGACCTGGCGAGGGATTCTGCTGCGAAGGCAGCGTCCCTAGACTTTGCATCAAGTGATCGGGATGTCCCAGTCACCTCTGACCAAAGGAAACCGCCATGAAGCTCTACTACCACCCGCTGTCCGGCCACTCGCACCGCGCCCGCCTGTTCCTCTCGCTGCTGGGCATCGAGCACCAGTCGATTCAGGTCGATCTCGCCGCCGCCGAACACAAATCCGCCGAATTCCTGAAGCTCAACCGCTTCGGCCAGGTGCCCGTTCTGGTCGACGGCGACACCGCGATCTCCGACTCCAACGCGATTCTGGTGTACATCGCCCGCAAGTTCGGCAAGACCGACTGGCTGCCGCAAGCGCCCGCGCAGGAAGCCGCCGTGCAGCGCTGGCTGTCCGTGGCCGCTGGCGAGATCGCCTTCGGCCCGGCCGCCGCGCGACTCATCACCGTATTCGGCGCAAAATACAACGCCGAAGAACTGATTGCCCGCGCGCATCGCATCCTCAAGCTGATCGACGAAGAGCTGGCCGGGCGCGAGTACATCGCGCAAGCTCACCCGACGATTGCCGACGTCGCGCTGTACAGCTACATCGCACGTGCGCCGGAAGGCAATGTCGACCTGTCGTTCTACCCGAACGTCAATGCGTGGTTGCGTCGCATCGAGGCGCTGCCTGGCTTCGTCGAGTTCCAGAAAACCCCTGTCGGCCTCGCCGCCAACAGCTGAGCGAGTCAGTGAGCGGGAAGCCCACGCGTGGCTTTCCCGGCTTTACGCCCGGAGGCAAATCATGAGCACGGTATCGACGGAAAAAGGGTCGCCCTGGCACGCAGGCGAACTGGCGCTGCAGGAGAAAGTCGGCGTGGCGGCGAAGATGCAGGAACTCGGCCGCCGGGTAATCCGCGACTACATGCCCGATCAGCACCGCACTTTCTACAGACAATTGCCGTTCATCGTGGCAGGCGCGGTGGCTGACGACGGCGACGTATGGGCGACACTCGTGGCCGGTCAGCCGGGCTTCATGCAGTCGCCGACCGAGAAGGTTCTGCACATGGCCGTCGCCGCCGACCCGCATGACCCGGCGTCCGGGGGCTTGCACGAAGGCGCGGCGATCGGCCTGCTCGGAATCGAGTTGCACACGCGCCGCCGCAATCGCATGAACGGCCTGTTGCGTGGCGCGACGCCGCACGGTTTCGACGTCGAGGTCATACAAAGCTTCGGCAATTGCCCGCAATATATCCAGGCGCGCGATTTCGAATTCATCCGCGATCCCGGCAGTTTTTCCGCGATCGCGCCCAAGGAGTTCGCTGGCCTGACCGGACACGCCCGCGCGATGATCGAAGCAGCGGACACGCTGTTCGTCGCGTCCTATGTGGGCGAAGGCGAGCACCGTCAGGTCGACGTATCGCATCGCGGCGGCAAGGCGGGCTTCGTGCGGATCGGCGACGACGGCCGGCTGACCATTCCCGATTTCGCGGGCAACCTCTTCTTCGCGACGCTCGGCAACTTCCTCGTCAATCCGCGCGCTGGGCTCGTCTTCGCCGACTTCGAAACGGGCGACCTGCTGCAATTGACGGGCGAAGCGACCGTCGATCTGGATTCGCCCGAGATTGCCGCGTTTCAGGGCGCGGAACGGCTGTGGCATTTCACGCCGCGACGCATCGTGTATCGCGAGGGCGCGCTGCCGCTGCGCTGGAAGTTCCAGGCCAATGGCTGGTCCCCGAACTCGCTGATGACAGGCAGCTGGGACGAAGTGACGAGCCGCCTGAAGGCCGCCGAACTGGCGAACGCATGGCGGCCGTTCAAGGTGACGAATGTCGTCGACGAAAGCTCGGTGATCCGTTCGTTTCATCTCGAACCGGTCGACGGCGCGGGGCTCATTCCACATATCGCGGGTCAGCATCTGCCCATCCGCGTCATGCCGCCCGGTCACGACAAGGCTGTGATCCGAACCTACACGCTGTCGACGGCCCCCGCCGACGGCCTCTACCGGATCAGCGTGAAGCGCGATGGGCTCGTATCGTCACATCTGCACGACACGCTGCACATCGGCAGCATCGTCGAAGCGCGTGCGCCCGCCGGCCAGTTCACGATCGACGCCGCCGAGCGCCGTCCCGCCGTGCTGCTCGCCGCCGGGGTCGGCATCACGCCCATGCTCGCGATGCTCAGGCACATCGTCTACGAAGGGCTGCGCACGCGGCGCGTGCGCCCCACCTGGTTCTTCCAGTCGGCGCGTACGCTGAAAGAGCGCGCGTTCAGCCGCGAGATCGAAACGCTCGCGGCATCCGCGAAGGGCGCGGTGAACGTGGTGCGCGCATTGAGTCACATCGACGGCGCGCGCGAAGGCAAAGACTTCGACGTGGAAGGCCGGATCGATGTCGCGTTGCTGTGCGACACGCTGCCCTTCAACGACTACGACTTCTATCTTTGCGGACCATCGGCGTTCATGCAGTCCATGTACGACGGCTTGCGCAATCTCAACGTCGCTGACAACCGTATTCATGCCGAAGCGTTCGGACCATCGGGCCTGCAACGCAGAAAAGATGCTGCCGCCGTCACGGGTCCCGTTCGCGTCGCAGCGGAGCAACCGGTCCCCATCGCCTTCGTCAAGTCGGGCAAGGAAGCGCGCTGGAGTCCGGACAGCGGTTCGCTGCTGGAGCTTGCGGAAGCGCGCGGACTGAATCCTGAATTCGGTTGTCGGGGCGGCAGCTGCGGGACTTGCCGCACGCGCATCGTGGAAGGCGCGGTGGCGTACACCATGACGCCGGAGTTCACCGTGCCCGACGACGAAGCGTTGATCTGTTGCGCCGTGCCCGCCAATGCGGACACGGGCGGCGGCGACCGCCTGCTGCTCGATCTGTGAGGCAGGCTGCACGGGGAGGGTTGCGAAACGCTGTTATGCTTGACGCTCGCTTGCCTGCCGACGCCCGGCAGGCGTCCTCTATCCGCTTCCCGTTCATCTCCTCAGACATGGACAGGCTCCAGGCAATGAACACCTTCGTGACCGTGGTCGAGACGGAAGGTTTCGCGTCCGCGGCGCGCAAACTCAACGTGTCGCCATCGGTCATCAGCCGGGTGATGAACGAACTCGAAGAACACCTCGGCGTGCGGCTGTTGACCCGCACGACGCGCATCGTGCGGATGACCGATGCGGGTGCCAAGTTCTTCGAAGATTGCCGCCGCATCCTCGCGGAAGTCGAGGTGGCCGAGCTTTCCGCCGCCGGTGCGAACACCACGCCGCGCGGCCAGTTGACCGTGACGGCACCTGTGCTGTTCGGCAAGATGTATGTGACGCCCATCGCTCACGACTATCTGACGCGCTATCCGGCCGTCAATCTGAATTGCTGGTTTCTGGATCGCGTCGTGAATCTCGTCGACGAAGGGGCGGATGTCGCGGTCCGCATCGGCGACCTGCCGGATTCATCGTTGCAGGCAATCGCTGTCGGCAAGGTGCGCCGCGTGCTGTGCGCTTCGCCTGCATATCTGGAAGCGCATGGCGTGCCGCAGCGTCCCGAAGATCTCGCGTCTCATGTCACGGTGCAGGCGACGGGCCTCACGCCCGCGCCCGAATGGCGCTTTCGCGTGGACGACAAGCCGCTGACGGTGCCGATCCAGCCGCGTCTCGTGACCACGACCAATGATTCCGCGATCTCGTCGGCCGTGGCGGGGCTGGGTATCGTGCGGCTGTTGTCGTATCAGGTCGCGCAGGAACTCGCGGAAGGCACGCTGCGCGCCGTGCTGGCCGATTACGAGCTGGCTGCGTTGCCCGTGCATGTCGTCCATCGCGAAGGCAAGCATGCGAACCAGAAAGTGCGTGCCTTTCTCGACCTCGCGATCGAAACGCTCAGGGCGAAAGCTTCGCTCTGGCATGCGTAAATGCGCCACTTACCCGTTGCATGACACGCACGATGCCCCGCTCCACTGACAACGCCCGGACAACAGCAAAAGAGCATGCGCGGTATGGCTATGCCGACGGCACGGGTATCGAAGTGCTTCATGCCCGCTTCGAGCGCCATCGGTTCACGCCGCATGCGCACGACACGTGGGCGATCGGCGCCGTGCTTCGCGGCGCAAAGGACTCGATGACCAGCGCGCGGCAACCGTCGATCGTCCAGGCGGGCGAGGTGTACGCGATTGCGCCGCACGTCGCGCATGCGGGAATGTCCATCGGCGATCACGGATGCGAATACGTGATGCTCTATGTGCCCGATGACGAATGGCGTTTGCAGTGCGATATTCACGGTGTTTCGCCAAACGTAATTTTGCAGCCTGTGACGATGCGCCGTGCAATGGCGCCGTTCGCGCAGTTCGCCGCGTTGTCGATGCAAGGCTCGCAGCATTCGGCATGGCCCGATGAATGGGCTCTGTTGTGTGAGGCGGTGCTCGGTTCGATGAACGATCGGAATACGTCTGCGCCGTTTTCTTCGATAGCCGCCGACAAACGTCTGCGCGACGCGCGGGCCTACTTGCAGGCATTTTCCAGCCGTAACGTATCGCTCGACGAGCTGGCGCGCGAGGCGTCGCTATCGGCGTCCGAATTGTGCCGGCGCTTTACCGCTGCGTTTGGGCTGAGTCCTCATCGTTACCAGCTCGTGCTGCGCCTGAAGACGGCGAAGCACCTGTTACTGGAAGGCATGACGCCTTCCGCCGCTGCCGCCGCGACTGGCTTCGCCGATCAAAGCCATCTCGGACGCCACTTCAAGGCCGTGTTCGGCGTGACGCCCGGTGCGGTGGCGCGGCGAAACAGCGCAAGAACGTTCTAGATCGGCTGCCGCGCGACGCATAAGGTAGTGCCTCGTACATTGCCCGAGCGCACGTTCCCATGCACACCGCCACCACACCGCCTCGCATCGCCGCCTTCCAGGATTCGTTCACCGACGAGGTCATCGGCCTGATCCTGCATATCCAGAATGACGAGAGCAAGGTTGGCCTGTCGATCGACGATCAGCCCGAGCTTCTCGATATCAATCGATGCTTCATCGCACATGGCGGCGGCTTCTGGATCGCGCTCGACGCCGAGGCGCATGTGGTCGGCACGATCGCGCTGCAGATCGAAACGGCAACGGTTGCGGTGCTGAAGAAGTTCTTTGTATCGGCAGCGTGGCGAGGCGCGGGGATGGGATGCGCGTCGCGTCTTTACGAAACGCTGTTGGCACATGCAAAGCGTAAAGGCATCGAAACGATCCTGCTCGATACCCCTTCCGTTTCGACGCGCTCGCATGCGTTCTACCGACGTCAGGGGTTCCGGCAGATCGCGGCCGATGAATTGCCCGTCAAGTACCCTTACCCGGATCGGGATTCGTTGCTGTTCAGGCTGGATCTCGCCCGAGATCAGAAACGATAATTCACGGATGCAAGCGTGTTGAGTTCG includes:
- a CDS encoding methyl-accepting chemotaxis protein, whose product is MKLTDSIAFKFSAASGAALAVTVLLLTTVGALNVRHQAVDEFEQSSHARIVQADESLDVSFREVEQNLTYLTQTAQLKAADQSITDYLNHGGQMTPDKNGEIEKSIFALLKQFGDTHPNMRYLDIGTHWGGYVQWPIESLNGEHYDPRVRPWYQLAMTAPERVVRPAPYLSAAGSGGAIIPFARVVKDGKDEILGVLEGDISLDDFARLTSGIQFGKTGYLLVTDSSGKILIDPREKKHEFKELKGLGGGYEQLSNGSDGLVRIQMDGVDYQSFIYTSPKNGWKYYALVPESEMMAAANRLTWTLIATGLLVLVVAVLIMVALGRRMTGPIRNLANSMHEIASGDGDMTRRLPQLSNDEVGHLAKQFNAFVEKLHGVLLKVRTNSRHLELAAGEVSAGNLDLSSRTEQQAASIQQTAASMEELAGTVRGTADQAMTANAVAAGAVDAARRGNEAVAGAAKTMNTAVEQSGRIVGIVGMIEGIAFQTNILALNAAVESARAGESGRGFAVVAAEVRNLAQRSTSAAKEIKALLEASVGNVEAGAEQVNLAGKTIAELTDAVSNLATITSEIADSAREQSRAIGEVNQAVSLMDQSTQQNAALVEEIAATSESLSTQGKDLNATVGFFKLGA
- a CDS encoding DJ-1/PfpI family protein; translation: MHIAILTFEGFNELDSLIALGILNRIRKPGWRVSLATPQARVKSMNGLVIEGQIALHEANAADAVIVGSGVMTRNVVADQTLMAQMQFDPSRQLLGAQCSGTLVLAKLGLLDGVPACTDLTTKPWVEEAGVDVLNQPFVARGNVATAGGCLASQYLAAWVIARLEGVDAVASAMHYVAPVGEKDEYVARAMRNITPFLQETSAAF
- a CDS encoding AraC family transcriptional regulator, encoding MPRSTDNARTTAKEHARYGYADGTGIEVLHARFERHRFTPHAHDTWAIGAVLRGAKDSMTSARQPSIVQAGEVYAIAPHVAHAGMSIGDHGCEYVMLYVPDDEWRLQCDIHGVSPNVILQPVTMRRAMAPFAQFAALSMQGSQHSAWPDEWALLCEAVLGSMNDRNTSAPFSSIAADKRLRDARAYLQAFSSRNVSLDELAREASLSASELCRRFTAAFGLSPHRYQLVLRLKTAKHLLLEGMTPSAAAAATGFADQSHLGRHFKAVFGVTPGAVARRNSARTF
- a CDS encoding glutathione S-transferase family protein, coding for MKLYYHPLSGHSHRARLFLSLLGIEHQSIQVDLAAAEHKSAEFLKLNRFGQVPVLVDGDTAISDSNAILVYIARKFGKTDWLPQAPAQEAAVQRWLSVAAGEIAFGPAAARLITVFGAKYNAEELIARAHRILKLIDEELAGREYIAQAHPTIADVALYSYIARAPEGNVDLSFYPNVNAWLRRIEALPGFVEFQKTPVGLAANS
- a CDS encoding GNAT family N-acetyltransferase, with product MHTATTPPRIAAFQDSFTDEVIGLILHIQNDESKVGLSIDDQPELLDINRCFIAHGGGFWIALDAEAHVVGTIALQIETATVAVLKKFFVSAAWRGAGMGCASRLYETLLAHAKRKGIETILLDTPSVSTRSHAFYRRQGFRQIAADELPVKYPYPDRDSLLFRLDLARDQKR
- a CDS encoding LysR family transcriptional regulator yields the protein MDRLQAMNTFVTVVETEGFASAARKLNVSPSVISRVMNELEEHLGVRLLTRTTRIVRMTDAGAKFFEDCRRILAEVEVAELSAAGANTTPRGQLTVTAPVLFGKMYVTPIAHDYLTRYPAVNLNCWFLDRVVNLVDEGADVAVRIGDLPDSSLQAIAVGKVRRVLCASPAYLEAHGVPQRPEDLASHVTVQATGLTPAPEWRFRVDDKPLTVPIQPRLVTTTNDSAISSAVAGLGIVRLLSYQVAQELAEGTLRAVLADYELAALPVHVVHREGKHANQKVRAFLDLAIETLRAKASLWHA
- a CDS encoding 2Fe-2S iron-sulfur cluster-binding protein, encoding MSTVSTEKGSPWHAGELALQEKVGVAAKMQELGRRVIRDYMPDQHRTFYRQLPFIVAGAVADDGDVWATLVAGQPGFMQSPTEKVLHMAVAADPHDPASGGLHEGAAIGLLGIELHTRRRNRMNGLLRGATPHGFDVEVIQSFGNCPQYIQARDFEFIRDPGSFSAIAPKEFAGLTGHARAMIEAADTLFVASYVGEGEHRQVDVSHRGGKAGFVRIGDDGRLTIPDFAGNLFFATLGNFLVNPRAGLVFADFETGDLLQLTGEATVDLDSPEIAAFQGAERLWHFTPRRIVYREGALPLRWKFQANGWSPNSLMTGSWDEVTSRLKAAELANAWRPFKVTNVVDESSVIRSFHLEPVDGAGLIPHIAGQHLPIRVMPPGHDKAVIRTYTLSTAPADGLYRISVKRDGLVSSHLHDTLHIGSIVEARAPAGQFTIDAAERRPAVLLAAGVGITPMLAMLRHIVYEGLRTRRVRPTWFFQSARTLKERAFSREIETLAASAKGAVNVVRALSHIDGAREGKDFDVEGRIDVALLCDTLPFNDYDFYLCGPSAFMQSMYDGLRNLNVADNRIHAEAFGPSGLQRRKDAAAVTGPVRVAAEQPVPIAFVKSGKEARWSPDSGSLLELAEARGLNPEFGCRGGSCGTCRTRIVEGAVAYTMTPEFTVPDDEALICCAVPANADTGGGDRLLLDL